The following is a genomic window from Neurospora crassa OR74A linkage group III, whole genome shotgun sequence.
ACTCATCAATCGCCAATTGGTCGAACGGAACAGATTTGCTGCAGATGGGACATAACCACTGTGGCCCTTGCTCCTGGAGTTGGAGGTATGAAGTGGCATCAAAACACTGGATGTGACCGCAATTCAGGCCTCGGCAGGGCTTACTTAACCTCATGTACGACAGTGGGCACTTCAGACTGAGGACTTGTGATGTAGCAACGACGTCAGGGTCGTTAGCCTTGTTTGCGATCTCGGTAACCACCGATTCGGCGCGGATCTTCTTGGTGATTCTTGACACCAGTTCCTCGATAGTCGGGGTTTTGCACAGGTATACTACTAGGTAGAAAGACTATCAACCCAACTGGTTAGCACGTGCGGCTCTCTGCGGGTTCCCATACCCAGTTTCCTCTTACACCTACCTCTCTGGTGAGGGCATACGTAAAATCAATGTTGTTTTGATATGTGTTTGGTCGTAGACGCAGCGAGTCCGTGATGTCAACCGGTCTAGTAGACCCAGGTTTGTTCTTCAGGCCTCGCAGGTTTGCCTTGACCTCGCCGCCATTCACCTTGAGCTCTGACTGGTAGGGAAAGGCGATGTCTTGGACGCCATTCTTCCCGGCAGCGCAGTACATCATGATCCTCAGTGAAGGGTCGTTTCCGACATTACTGAGCTGGGGATGATCCGCCACCCTGAGCTTGATGGAGACGGTTTGCCTATGCTGCTGCATTGCTGTTGTCGAGACTCAGCGGTTGTGTCCAGTGGCGGAACGATACTGGCTTACCTAACATACGTTCGCAATCCTTGACCTCCCCAATTCGATATTGTATTTCGTAGAAAACGCTCGGCTTGAACTGGAAATCGTGACGTTGTTGGTTATACCAGTCCAGTGGTCTGCTGACGCCCTTAGGCGCGTTGTAGGAGCCGTTAGCTACGCCGTAGGAAGCCATGGCGTAGCTGTTGGAACTGTTTCCGTGATTTTGAACGGGTGGGTAGATTGCGGTTTGGGGTATCTGCGGTGGCGGCTGGGGTTTGGGTTGCTGTAGCAGACCCGTGCTAGCCACAAAGCTATGAAACCAGGGTACGGTTGTCTCGAAACTGTTGTAAAATGTGTTGAAAGTGATGCCGTCGCCGCGCGCTACGCATTGCTGGATAGCTgattgggggggggggtgaaGCCCCTTTGTGTTAGCCTGCATTCccatggtttttttttcgcaTGTATGACGGATGGTGGAGGTaaggaggtggtggccgACTGAAGGCTCACTCACCATCGACAAGGCGTTTCACCAAATCAGGCTTGTTTCCCGTCTTGGGCAAGCCATTGACGGCGCAAAGGGACTGCAGCTGCGTCTTGTTGACCCCGGCGTTCTTTGCGATCGCCTTGAGGGCCTCAACCTTGTCTTTGGGAGGAGGGCCGGCACGATCCATTTCTCTGTGCCCCTCAACGACCGGTACGGTATTGACGATTCCAACCGAGCCTCTGCTTGCCAACACTAGGCTTGTTAACTAACTGAAGATGCAATCCTATAAGAGCGTGGTGTGGTGCCCGGTCGTATCGTAGGGTTGCCTGGTCGCGACCGGCCGCGGATGCCCCGCAGTTGGCCGTCAAGGTATTGAAAGGTGGAAGTGTGGGCGTGCACTACGGACGGCGCGATGTGAGGAAGGAGTGATGGAAGGCTGAGCCGAGAGTGAGCCGATGGCACGGGAGTGTACCCCGACGCGCTCAAGGTGCTTAGGGGTAGTAGCGGACACCTAGGACGACGAAACGTCGAGGCTGGTTATCGCGGTGCAGAGCTGCGGCTGCTGGAGGTGCCGGCGTCACCGTGATGTACGGCGCGCGATGTTGGATTTAGATTTTAGGTAGACTCGCAGCTGAGCGAGATTAAGCCGCCCGCACGTTATCCGTCCGTCACACAGAGCCGGCTGTCGCTGTCTGCGGCCTTGCGCACTGGCACTTATGGCAGATGCGTGAATGGATGACTTCAGTTGAAGTTGAACGGTACCGCGATGCCCCGTAGTGATTTGCTACTCTGAGCGGTAAACCCAattcaaaaaaaaacagtgaAGCCCGTGTATGCGCCAAATGATCGTCACTCCGTTTGTAAAAGAATCCAGTCGCTGTCGCTCTCGCAGCCCTCAAGCCGGTTGCTCCAAAGTCCAAAGACGTCGTCGATGTGAACAggcgggaggaggcggcAGAAAGTGTTCCAAGCAGGAACGTGTGGATCGCTAGCAGTTATTTATCTAGCGGGAAAGGTGGGTCTGTTAGTGGCAAGCAGCGGCAGGTACCGTCGAGCTCATTGGAAGAGCGTGGTCGCTAAGTACCCAGCACCTGACTAAGTGTGGTAAGCCGGCGGATGGAAAGGTTCCGACTACTTCAGGGCTACCCTCGAATTTAGCGGAGAACCCAGGTTGCCTGTACTGCTCCAGTGGAATTTTTCAACTCCGCCAACAACGACATATCGATACCTATCTTTTGTCATCACTCTTTCCATACCGCATACCTAGCTAAACCTTTGGTGAATATCAACACTCATCCATCCGCTTCATTTCATAAAACACCACACCACCTAACCCTTTCCCCAAACCGCAAAAA
Proteins encoded in this region:
- a CDS encoding MIZ zinc finger protein, variant → MDRAGPPPKDKVEALKAIAKNAGVNKTQLQSLCAVNGLPKTGNKPDLVKRLVDAIQQCVARGDGITFNTFYNSFETTVPWFHSFVASTGLLQQPKPQPPPQIPQTAIYPPVQNHGNSSNSYAMASYGVANGSYNAPKGVSRPLDWYNQQRHDFQFKPSVFYEIQYRIGEVKDCEPMQQHRQTVSIKLRVADHPQLSNVGNDPSLRIMMYCAAGKNGVQDIAFPYQSELKVNGGEVKANLRGLKNKPGSTRPVDITDSLRLRPNTYQNNIDFTYALTRESFYLVVYLCKTPTIEELVSRITKKIRAESVVTEIANKANDPDVVATSQVLSLKCPLSYMRLSKPCRGLNCGHIQCFDATSYLQLQEQGPQWLCPICSKSVPFDQLAIDEYAQGILEATPKSVEQVTIEPTGKWIEPGAEKVTVPDSAEASFVDDDDLYVSEVLSAANHDFSTPGRSTTGASTTLIGTPMNGSTGGTPSLARSSNNNNKRSAPEVIDLTLSDDDEPPRPVKRANYGMNAYYGSNS
- a CDS encoding MIZ zinc finger protein; protein product: MDRAGPPPKDKVEALKAIAKNAGVNKTQLQSLCAVNGLPKTGNKPDLVKRLVDAIQQCVARGDGITFNTFYNSFETTVPWFHSFVASTGLLQQPKPQPPPQIPQTAIYPPVQNHGNSSNSYAMASYGVANGSYNAPKGVSRPLDWYNQQRHDFQFKPSVFYEIQYRIGEVKDCERMLAMQQHRQTVSIKLRVADHPQLSNVGNDPSLRIMMYCAAGKNGVQDIAFPYQSELKVNGGEVKANLRGLKNKPGSTRPVDITDSLRLRPNTYQNNIDFTYALTRESFYLVVYLCKTPTIEELVSRITKKIRAESVVTEIANKANDPDVVATSQVLSLKCPLSYMRLSKPCRGLNCGHIQCFDATSYLQLQEQGPQWLCPICSKSVPFDQLAIDEYAQGILEATPKSVEQVTIEPTGKWIEPGAEKVTVPDSAEASFVDDDDLYVSEVLSAANHDFSTPGRSTTGASTTLIGTPMNGSTGGTPSLARSSNNNNKRSAPEVIDLTLSDDDEPPRPVKRANYGMNAYYGSNS